The sequence below is a genomic window from Setaria italica strain Yugu1 chromosome IV, Setaria_italica_v2.0, whole genome shotgun sequence.
TTTATATTTGCACTGACTATTATGCTCTCTTATCGGTTGGTGACTAGATTCCTCGAAAATTGCTCTCTTATTATGCTGTTTGAGGAAACCAAAGTGTGCTTCTGAGCTATGGCCTGAATGTTAATAGTAGCAAGACAGTCGGTATAAGCTGTGTGTAACGACACTGCAAATGTTTGCTTGGTTCTTGACTTCTTTCTAGAGAGAATTCCCTCTCTTTCTATCTGcagttcagagtttcagacttgGCGCTGGTTGATATCTAGCTGACCTGGGTTACAACCTCTGCCGTTATCAGCTTTTCTATTTTCGTGCTTGTCCTTTCTCCACAAGTTCTTGTCCAGAAGCTTGGAACAGGAACACTGTTTCTTGCAGCATTCATTTGAGAGCTACGGTCATATCACGACAGATTTAGATACATCACCAAATGGTTATTATAAGATAATAAACATTTGGATGTATGGCGTGAAGGTAGAATACTAGAATGTGACATGATATTTGAAGCTAATTATAATCCACCTTCCACAACTACCAGTTTAATCCAGATATCACAGCTATACAACGATCTCACGATGAATACCTGGGAGCTACAATTACACTTGCATTCTCGTGGACTGCAGCATTTCAGCGCCACGAGCACAATTAACAGTTCAGAAAGGGGAGAACCTACAGCACTGTGGACACAAAACTCTACCCACATCCGCTAGAAACCAATGACATTACAAAATAAAGCTCCACTAAGCCTGCTCTTGGGATGCAGGAGAAGCAACATTAGCGCGATCTCCCCTTTTCAGCTTGAATGGAAGATACAACGTGGCCACCGGTGCTACCGGATGGTGATGTACCGGTTTGTGCCATGCTTGGCCCAGTGGTCCTTGAGGTCCACCGGCGTCGAGAGATCGTGGCCTTCAGCTGCCAGCCGGCTAAGCAACTTCGTGAACGCACTGCCGCTCATCTTCCTTCCACCCATGCGAGCGTGGCGCCTGTTGGGCATCACAGGAAGTGGGTACATGGACATGCTCATGGTGCAGCAGGACGACTGCCACCCGCCATTTCCCCACTTGTAGCACTGACGGAGCTCACCCGTGCACGAGCAGGCAGGTGCAGGCATGGTTGACTCATCGAATGGGACCTGGTTCAGTCCAAGATCTTGGTCCTTCCACTCGTTCTTCATCACAGAAGCACGAGCTGAATCTTCACCCCCACCTGACATTCCCCCATTCTTCCAGTCACCAGCGACTTTCTTAGTTTTCCGAAGCACACCTGATGGCCTCTTCAATGGCGAAGCCTGGGAACTATTCTTccttggcttcttccccttcccaaTACTACTTGGAGCTGTTGCGATAGGGTATGCTTCCGATATGTGCATTTCTCTGGTATGGTCATATGGAGAATCGGCCAGCTGCAATGGGGATGTTTGTACATGAGATAGCTGGTCATGGTTGTGGATGTTCTTCGTACCATTAAGAGGAGGTACTTGGTGAAATCCATTCCCATTATTCATATTAAACCCATTTGTACGGGCAAGTTCAAGTGCAGCAAGGGCATTGTCCCTCTCTACAATCGCAGCATTCCGTTCAGCCATTGCAGCATCCCTCTGGGCAAACGCCATGTCTCGCTCAGCTATAGCAGCTTTCTTCTCAGCGAGAGCATGGTCCCTTTCTCTGATGGCACTGTCCTTCTCATTCATCAGTGCCAGGAGATTCATACTATGATGGTCCTTTAGCTGAGGCATCATCCACTGAAACACAGAACATGCATCACAAATCCATTGTCTTAGGAAAAAACATGCTTGCAATAGACAACAGTAGCTACTAGTTTGTCATATGTAAATTCTAATCAATGCTGAAACAAAATACATGCATGTTCCACACTGCACATTTAGTCGTACTTGCTAACTATACAGCATAACCAAAGAGAAACCAATTGCATCAGCATTCAGTGTTGCACCAGTGAGATAGGATAAAATTGAACAGGAAGCTAAAATAGGCTGCAACATTGCTTGTTTTAGGATAACAAATGTAACTGTTGTCATAGTGTCACATTTGCAACATAAATTCTCAACATTCCTCATCAGAATAAATGTGGTAGACGATAAAGAAACACCCGAGAAAACTAGCCAAAAACGACAACTATAATATATCAATATCACTGAGAGAATGAAGTTAGATAAAGTCTAATCTAGATAATGACTATGCAAAAATGCATGACAAGTGCTTGGAAGTTCAAGAGTTCTCAATATTAAGGTACAGGGAGTTGGCATGTATAATAGTTCGTTCCAAAATGAGAAACATCATATGCCTCGCAGGTTTCAACATCGTAGCTTCAATACAATACAGCAAGTAGCACTTAGCAGATATGAACAGTAAATAAGCAGTTGAGCTGTTTGGATATGTTGGCCCAAAAATAGCTCCTCTACTCATAAGAATTCAAAGTCTAACTACCTATCCACAAAGAGCAATAGATCAGACAAAAACTCATAACAAGCTTCCCCATGCAAAAATTAAATGATCAGACTACTAAATAATCCTGCATAAGGTGTTTTGTTCTTTGACTTGTTAACATTAGCCATTACATATGTATGTAAAGATGGACAGCTGGTACCAGCCTTTATCTCTCTGTTTTAGTAATCAGACTTTCAGCTTAACTTAAGCTGGACTGGTTTTATCTTGGTGCAGAGAGGGCATAATTACATTTTTTGACTCGTCTATAGATACTTCACCCCATACATCCTTAAAAACAAGGTTAGCTACAGCACAATGTCCAATGGTGAAAGCAGCAGATGCAATGTCTTATGGCATGTTTAGTTAGTGTATTTCACATGACAGAGGAACATGTTTAAATATGAAATGCTGCATAACTAGATGTCGAATTACACAAACCTGAGTATGAACTGCTTTATATTGGTCAGGCCTTTGCCTGCCATTTTCTCTATGCCCAAGGTTGTCCATCATTACATCTGCTTGCTGCCAACAAAATAGGGCAGCTATGCCTATGAGATCAGTAGACCACCTGAAAAAAAGGGAACAAAATCAATGACACAGCATATTTTTGCAAGTTCACAGATCTAGAACAACAGTGGCCAGAGAGGAAATGCAAAAGGGTTTCACTATTGAATGGAGGATTACATAGTATCTCAACTGCAGCAAGCTCAACAAAGAGGATGTATAAGAACAGAAGGTCACCGTAAAATTGGGGGAAAAGGACACACAAGAAGTTACATGTATGGATCCAGGCCCAGTTTTCACCAGGGTATAGCTTGGTGGGTGAGCAAGATAACATTTATCATGTTAATTATTGAGTTATGGCTCCAAAATATTTGAAGAGGGTAGTTCTGGATGGACTCCAAAACCAGAATTCTATTAACTGAAAATGCTTCGATGGATTGTCACACAAATTTAGCAGAAAGCCAGAAACATATGCTAGTACAACATAAGTCGTATACATCCTGTGGCAAGAGGTATGAACAAATGCATGTCGCGCATACTCACTGCAACAGCAAAATAGTGTGCAATCTCTAGAAGGGTTTGTTCCAAGATAGTCACCAGACGAACATCAGGGGCCATATCCTCAAGAAAGCAGGCAGCAAACAAGAGAATAAAAAACGTGCATCGGCGTTCCCAAAAGGTACCGGAGCTTCTCACAAACCCTATCCGCAACAGCAACCGGTTTCATGAATTAGCATAAATGCGATCATTGCAGGCAGCGGTCAGATATGGCAAGTGTACACGCAAAATAACATTAGCTAGACCGAACACCCATCAACAAAGCGATTAACTTCTGAACTACAGCTGAGGAGGTATTACTGGCATGACTCTGAATATGAACTTCACAGGCTTATAAAGCACAGAAAACGCTCCAACTCAAACAGTGGCACACAATTCCCAGTTGCTTTCAACATTTTACATGTGGTTTAGGGCGGGACCTGACGACCCTACCAGATAGTCAAGCATATAATCAGTCAATGCCCATACCACACTGACAAAGCATGTCTGGGATTAGCATCCCAGCGTGGCAAAGGGAGAAGTGGCAGAAGCAACTAGTAGGGCACCACTAAATTCCCATCCCACCAACTCCAAAGGCAGCAGGGCACTCGTAATCCCAATGCACGGCGAGGTAATCACAGTATCACACCACCAAACGATCACATCAAGCACGAACGCTGCTACTGGCAGCAAACTAGCAGTACCACTGCCACTTAACCGTCCTACAACCTTGCGCACACCGCGCAGCTCCAGGAGGCAGACGGGGAGCTCAACTGGCCCCCATCCCCGCGGGTCTAATTGGTCCAGGAACTCACAATAAACAGGGTACAAAAAACGGGAGACACAAATCAGAGGCACTAAACCCTAGATCACCCAATCGGCCAGCACCAGCGCCACCATAACCCGCGCGGATTCGCTGAGGGGGGAGCATATCCTAACCCTCCGCCCTCATCCAATGTGGCCTCCAACGAGCGAAACCATGGAGGGGGGGAAAATGGGGGGAAATCGCATCCCGATTGCTGAAGCAATAGAGAGATGGGAGCGGTTACCGTACACTATCAGGAGCTGAGTGTCCTTCTAGTTCTAGAGGCTTCCATCGGAGGAAGAACGGGCGCGCGCGACCGGCCTGCCGCCCGTGggctccgccgccgtcgagcgagCAGCAGCTGGTGGGAGAGCGAGGGGAGGAGGGAACGGCAGTGGGGCGGAGGCGAGGAGCgggggaaggggggggggggggggggtccacTCCTGGATTAATGATCTGCATATTGATCCCTCACATTTGTTCGCTCTGTTTCACACATTCTTGTCTTGCTCAATGATTAAATATCACATTATGGGGGGCGGTTTGTTCACCGGGCCTTTTACAAAGCCTGCGAAGAGGTTGTCNNNNNNNNNNNNNNNNNNNNNNNNNNNNNNNNNNNNNNNNNNNNNNNNNNNNNNNNNNNNNNNNNNNNNNNNNNNNNNNNNNNNNNNNNNNNNNNNNNNNGGGGCGCTCCGAGGTAGCTGGTGCGGCTGCTAGTTACCACCACTGCCTCtccctctgtctctctctctctctctcttccctctcgttctctctcttcccctcttgccctccctctctctctctctccctctccccccctctctcttccctctcggtctctctcttcctcttgctcctctctctctctctctgcctcttctctctctcttccttttttattttttttggctgGTAGGGGTTGGGGGAGCATGCGGCTAGCGAGTGttgcggaggcggaggaagcgaGAGTGGGAGGAGCCCACCGGTCATAGAGAGACGGCGGCGTACGGGCGCGTGTAGATGGACGGAAGGGGAGGGGGATGGCACGCAGCTTTCCTCGCACAGCCTCACTATTGCAGCGCAGAGCGTGACAGGATCTTGTGCCCGCCCGGCAGAGCCTTTCGGCGTCGTGCCTCTGCAGCAGGGGCCCACCACCAGGCACAGACGCAGGAAGCGGATACGCGTGGGGGTGGCTATATAATCCGTTTTCGTCGCTAGAAGACGGAAAGTCTAGAAGTTCATTTCGACTCCATGGAAACAAAGACTTGGCACCAAGATTCCGCTGTCCTAATAATCTAGTCAACCAACCACAAGGGTAATCTAGTCAGAAGTAAGGGCGGAACGATGCCCTCTGCTATGCTCGGTGCTCGCAAACTTCCACGGTAGTCGCAAGGATCAAAATGCAGGGACACATTGTGTTTGCAGAACGGGCGAGTCCCCCACTCCACAGTCCCATGGGTGCGCGAAGCCGTCAATCCTTGGCCGGCATCGACCAGCTGCTGCTCACGTCGCCGCATTCCGCAGTCCCATGGGTGCATGAAGCCGTCAATCCTCGGCCGGCGTCGACCGGCCGCTGCTCACGTCGCCGCGTTCGGTGGGTGGCGCCACACCACCACGTGCTAGGGGAGAATTGACCTTTCATCCAGCCCCTTTAGTTTCGGATAATATTGGATCCGTGACTAAAGTgactttagtcctgggtcaaaaatgaggcaccgaaaGGACAGCGACGGGAGGGGGTTTAGTTCTAGTTGTAAAGAGCTAGCACCGACGtccctccttttgtcccggttggaaaattccaatcgggacaaaagcccCCTCCCCCCTTTATTTCCGGTTGTtaattccaaccaggataaaaaaaTTTAGACCTGTTTGTTTGGGCTTGAACAAATAGTCAGCTTCTGGACTGAGCTTTCTGAAAGCCAAAAGCCCTCGGAAGTTATGATTGCATGGAAAATACAGAAGCAGTGAAATATGAGCTTTCCGCAGCTTTCTACATCAAGGTCGctaaaattacccacctgccatcGTTTATGTTGCGAGCCAGTCATTTTTCTTTCCtcagctccatctccatctgcgtcgtctccctctcctccgaTCTTGTGGCGCCCGAGCATTTGGGCGGGTAGGCGCCTCCTTCCCCCCTCATTGCCAACCCACCCGCCCCGCCCCagtgcgccgcgccgcgcaaGTGGTTGGTCGGCTGCGCCGAGCCGGGGGGCTGAGGCAATGCcggaggtggtggcgcggcCGTCGGGGCCGGATTCGGCGGGCGAGGAGGCTGAGCAGGAGGAGTTCTATGAGTCGCTGGATCggatcctctcctcctcctgctcctctacctcctcctcgtcgtcgtcctacTCCTCTACCTCCGCCTTCGACGACGATACGGACCACCGCCGCCACAGGCGCTCCCAGCGCCACCTGCAGCAGCCCCTGCCAACGCACGCCTCCGCATATGACATCTGGATCTCCTCGAggagcgccgccgtcgccgcaggcGCTCCCAGCGCCACCTGCAGCAGCCCCCGCCGATGCACACCTCCGCGTATGACGTTTGGATCTCCTCGAGGagcgtcgccgcctcctgctccaaCGCCTCAGCCTCTCCTCCAAGATGCCGCCGCAGCCCCCCTCGCCGCACCGCTCACCTCGCTCGCCGTCCCCTCCGGCGTCTTCCCCGgcctcgcctccgcccgccgccgaggagccTAGATCCGGCAGGCTCGGGAAGCCGCCGCAGGGGAGCTCCTCCACTCTAAATCTCCCCCGCCGGCGCAGCACCCCTCCTCCCTGGCGTCCCTTCCCCCGTCGGTCTCAcctccggccgcccccgccccttccctcttcccGTCGGTCTTGCCTTTCGACCGTCGAGCAAGGGCAAAGGCCAACAGATCCAGCCGGCATCCAAGGTTGAAGAAAAGCTTGATATGTATACCCCACAAGACAGACACTACATCCCACCGTTCCAAAAGCTAGGTTGCTAGATGATGTTAGCTTTCCGAAAGCCAGCTTTCGGAAAGCCACCCTTCTAGggagcaaaagccaaaagccaacttTTTGGAAAGCTTGctaaagctcaaacaaacggAGCCCTAGACCCGATtagaattaccaaccaggataaaagggagggcctttatcccggttggaatttggAGCATCCACACGACCCTCGAGGCAGcgcctccaccttatccttccatgcTCTCCTCTCCACTTAATTATCTTCTATCTATCCTCTTTTCTCCACCGACTCTCCCTTTCCTCATCCTCTGTCTCCACCGGCACTCCCTTGGCTTCCTCCCCATCTCTGCGCCGctaccgccccctccccctctgttgcccctccccttcccctctgctcgcccctcactggcagtgaggagggCGAGGGTAGGGCAGAGGCGTGGCCGGGCGTGCACGGGCGGAGGCGAGCGGCCCGgcaggtgttttttttttaattttttttcaaaacttgTTAGTTCCGTGACAGCAAGACTAACagcaatcgggactaaaagacTAACAGGACTAAAAAAATCGGGATTAAAGGGTCTTAAACCCCTTCGCGATATTGAAGAGATACGATCCTACCAACCAACGGGCCTAACGGTCAGTTTTCCGTCCTCGTACACTCGGCATGGCAACTGGCAACCGAAGTGTGCCAGCGCTACGGTCTTCGCTGTCCCTGGCGGACGCGTGCGCACACACCACATTTCCGCGCGGCTTTCCTCCCTTCTCGTGAACCGGGCAGAGGCTCATCGGCTCATCATCCCCTGGCGACTGGTGTCGTACTGACGCCAACCAACAGAAATCCAGAAGCTTCTCGATCTACCACCTCCCGCGCCATGGAACACACTCAGGATCGAGCCGTGCCACTCTGACACCGTTCCTCCCAAGCGTCAGCAGGAGGCAACGATCGTATACCGTTCCGAATCTGAGCTCTGTGTAATCCTATGATTTCTAGTCGCAGTATCACGCAGAGTCAAAATTAAGCCAGCATCAGTGATTGAACTAGCACGATGATCTCATCAAGCATCGTCACACACTCAATACTCAGCTAGCAGATCACTACACTACACTGAGATCGGTTCTTCTTCCGAGCACCAGCAGAAGCTAAAGCGCGCGCTTATTCCCATCACACCTCACTGGTTCCGGTATTTACAACACGCCGTCACACACACGGCGGAGACGACCGATACTGCACCGGAGTGCTCGCTACTACTAATTCACTACTGCAGCTACTACCAGCTATACACGGACGGCGGCGCGCAGACACGGGGACCAAGACGAcacggcgctggcgctggcggtTGATCAGGCGCTGGCCTTGTTCGCCGCCTTCCTGGCTACGGCGGCGCGGACGGGCCTGGCCGCCTGCTTCGGCTTCGGCAtcggctgcgccggcgccggcgccgccttccTGGCCCGCttcgcgcgcgccttcttcgcctccgcgggggcggccggcttcttcttcttggcgggcgcggcggacgccgccgccctcttgcgcttgcccgccgccggcgccttcgCCCTCGCCATCGCGGCGGCGGGCTTCTTCTCCTCGGCCgcggcgagcttgaaggaggcCTTGACCTTGACGAGCCGGCCCTTGGCGGCGAAGTTGCGCAGCTGCACGGCCAGCACCTTGCGGTAGTTGGCCGGGAGCACGTCCCGGTGCTTCTCCCCCATGTGCTTGGCGATCGCGTACGGGCTCGCCCCCGCCTTGCCGTCCTGCGACAGGATCGCCTCCTTGATCATCTGATCGCACCAGAACCCACTCATCAGTGTTCATTCACGCAGCACAATCAAGAGAAATTCTTCGATCAACCGtgctaacaaaagaaaagatcGAATCTTTCGCTCACCTCGAAGTAGGGCGGGTGGTGCGGCCCGGCGGACTTGGGCTTCCTGCTCCGCGGCTTCTTCAccttcttctccacctcctcggGCTTCTTCCcatccgcctcctctgccttcttcccctcctccgccgccggcttcggctcctcctccaccttctccGGCGCCTCCACAGCGCCCGCTTCCTTCACTTCCTCCAccttctccggcgccggcacCTCGGCAACGACCGGTGCAACTTCCTCAGTCGCGGTCGCCATGGGAAACAAAGATCACTCTACTCTGTTTCGGTGTGCCTGTGATGCAAGCGGATTTTTCAGTGGCGTGACGAGCCGCTGATTCGCGGCGCGCGATTTATAACGGCCAACGGCGCGCTCCGATTGGTCGGACGACGGCGCACGCGGATCGGGATCCTCGGGCGACGCATCCTGGGCGTACGCGTGGCCGCGCGATGCGGCCGCCTGGCCCCCGGATGCTTCTGGACTTCTCAAGCGGGTGTGCTCGGACGCTTTGGGGGAGTGTGTTGTGTTTTCGCGTGTTTTTGGGCGGATGGATTTGAGGGCGAATTGGGGGTGAAAATTTCGGAGTTTGTTGGAGGTTTTCGGTTTGGGGTGGAATTGGGGGTGATGCGGGTGTTGGGGATTTTGAATCCGGAGGAATGGTTTTGATTCGAGGGAGAATTTTGAAGGTTTTGTGACATGGTGTGCTTTTTTGTGTTTGTGTTGAGGCTGAAGGTACGTACGGTTTGAGGATTGATCAGAGGTGACGAACTCGACGTTAGCTATAGCGTCTTACACCTGGGAATTTAGGTTACGATCATGTTTATAATCTGTACTAACCACTATGCTTTAATAAGAAACCCGTGAACAATTGAAACTCATGCTAAAAGAAACAGCTGAAAATTTATGAAACTCGAAGATCTCAAAGTTATTTTGTCCGTTCCTCCTATTCCTCCTCCAAAAATTTAAGGAATTTTATCCAAAGTCAAAGCGACTTGGTCAATCCCAAGACATTGCATAAAAAGTAGCTCCATCAATCTTGCTCGAGGCATTTTTcgtaaaaggaaataaaaatatatttcatctACGATAGTAAATAAATTGTTCACATTTCATAAGGATTTAACGTTATATTACAGTGTTAGTGCGTTTCGTGTGCTCCAGCAGCAGTCAAGCGAATTGATATGGGTTAGCGTTAAAAAAAAGCGCAAATAAGCTAATTCAGTACCGGGATGGGCCTCGAAGAACGGGGCACCGAGTTTCCCCCCGCCAGCTGGGCCAAATTCTCTATTGCCAGCCAAATAGGCCGGCCCCCAAAGCCAGGTCCAGCGTCCAGGAGAGCCGAGGTCCCCTCTATTCGATCCGCTAAACTATTCGGCCGCAACAGGTGGGAGTGTCTACAGGACACTCGAGTGTTTTAGAGCAGGCTCGTGCTCGATTTTTATGGCCATCCGATGAAATCAAACGGCTGTCCAGCAGAAACCAACACACATGCCATGTTTCTTCTTCAAGCTTTGTTTACCCAACATGCCACTGCCTCGCTTCCGCCCCAGCGTGCCACTGCCCAACCGCGGTGAGACCCTACTACCCGCGGCAGCCTCCCTGCCCGCCCCCCGTTACCGCCGCTGTCGCAGCCATTGCCACCATCCATACCCCACCCACCAGATGTCCTCCACATCCCAGCCGGTGACGCCATCACCGTGCACGTCGCCCGCAGCCTCCGCCGGTCCAGCCTGCCGCCGCAGCCCTTCCTCGAAGCTTGTCGGATTTCGATGAACTCGACCCCAACCTaaccccaaccccaaccccgaGATCCTAACCCCAAATCCCAAATCCATAGTCCTAACCTCGTTGCCTCGTTGGAGATCTGCCAAAATCGAAGAAGAAGCACTTTGGCACGGGGAGCAGCTGGATAGGGGAGTGAAAAGAATCGATTGCTCAGGCGCGGAGAAACACTCGAGCGAGCGttggcttttttccttttcaaaacCGCCTCAAAAGGAAGGGATCAAGCACGTGTCGCACGTGCTACTCCTTTTTCCCCCACCGTCCTCAAATTCAACGCGGAAAACTACCCCAGCTGGGCTCCGTTTCCCCGCCGGCTGGAGGTTAGGTCAGAACCGTAAATAAGGTAATTCACTACCGAGTTGGGCTCCATTTTGCCGCCAGCTGTTGTTTTTGTGGGCCGGGACAAATTCTCTATTTTCCCAGGGCAGTCTGCTAGGCCCGGTCCCTCGAAAACTGCCACCTTGTCAACGGTCCAACAAGTTGGAC
It includes:
- the LOC101755268 gene encoding barley B recombinant-like protein D, which translates into the protein MMDNLGHRENGRQRPDQYKAVHTQWMMPQLKDHHSMNLLALMNEKDSAIRERDHALAEKKAAIAERDMAFAQRDAAMAERNAAIVERDNALAALELARTNGFNMNNGNGFHQVPPLNGTKNIHNHDQLSHVQTSPLQLADSPYDHTREMHISEAYPIATAPSSIGKGKKPRKNSSQASPLKRPSGVLRKTKKVAGDWKNGGMSGGGEDSARASVMKNEWKDQDLGLNQVPFDESTMPAPACSCTGELRQCYKWGNGGWQSSCCTMSMSMYPLPVMPNRRHARMGGRKMSGSAFTKLLSRLAAEGHDLSTPVDLKDHWAKHGTNRYITIR
- the LOC101755942 gene encoding histone H1, which gives rise to MATATEEVAPVVAEVPAPEKVEEVKEAGAVEAPEKVEEEPKPAAEEGKKAEEADGKKPEEVEKKVKKPRSRKPKSAGPHHPPYFEMIKEAILSQDGKAGASPYAIAKHMGEKHRDVLPANYRKVLAVQLRNFAAKGRLVKVKASFKLAAAEEKKPAAAMARAKAPAAGKRKRAAASAAPAKKKKPAAPAEAKKARAKRARKAAPAPAQPMPKPKQAARPVRAAVARKAANKASA